Part of the Leishmania infantum JPCM5 genome chromosome 34 genome, GGTGGGCCCAACGTGAGCAGAAGTAGCAGAgaaggcgggggaggggggtgatCAACGCAAGGATAGCAGCAGAGGGACCACCTGAAcagggaagagaaagaagacaCAGCGAGTGAACGAAAACCTTCAACTCCTCCGCATCATCGTCATTGACGCAGAGCGTTGCGCTAAGGAAGGCTGTGCTACATAACCGTATTTGCCGACCGCCTACTAGGCGGCTACCTTTCGAGTACTCAGAGAGCCCTCGGCGAGCCGGCAGAAGAAAATCTGTGTGTCACACCACAATTTGAGTGCCGTGTCTCTGGACAACGAGTTCACGAACAGATTGTCATCATCGACAACAGATACGAGGGATGCGACTGGCTGCGGCTCCACATCAAACACatcgagagcagcagcacgaatAGTGCCTTTTTTGAGAGCCTCGATGATGTCAGCTTCGCACACCGACATGCCACGGCCAATGTTGATGAAGACGGCGCTCGGCTTCATCTTTGCAAAGAACGCCTTGTCGAAGAAGCGCCTCGTGTGCTCCGTGCCAGGCAGCACAGAAACGACAAAGTCGGCCTCACGGATCGACTCGTCCAGCGCGTCATTGCCGCGCACCATCACACCAAACTTGTCCGTCTTCttgtcgccgctgcgacggATGCCGGTCACCTGCATgcccagcgccaccgccttcgcGCCGCAGGCTTCGCCGATGTTGCCGTAGCCGATGATCACGAGCTTCTGCCGCCGGAGTTCAATGCTGCTGAAGGGGTCCCACTTCTTCTCATTCTTCGAGGCAGCCAAGCGCCATGGGAGGCGATTGAAGTACAGCATGCTGAATACGACGTACTCTGCAAGAAcgttggagcagcagccctgTGCGTTGCAGAACAGGATGCCGGAGAGCTCCTGCTTCAGCTCCGAGAGCTTGTAcgcgtcgacgccggcaTATAGGCTGTAGATGAGCTTCACGCGACGCTCCTCCTTGTCATAGTCGTCGCAAAAATNNNNNNNNNNNNNNNNNNNNNNNNNNNNNNNNNNNNNNNNNNNNNNNNNNNNNNNNNNNNNNNNNNNNNNNNNNNNNNNNNNNNNNNNNNNNNNNNNNNNNGGAGGCCGATTGAAGTACAGCATGCTGAATACGACGTACTCTGCAGAAcgttggagcagcagccctgTGCGTTGCAGAACAGGATGCGGGAGAGCTCCTGCTTCAGCTCCGAGAGCTTGTAcgcgtcgacgccggcaTATAGGCTGTAGATGAGCTTCA contains:
- a CDS encoding d-isomer specific 2-hydroxyacid dehydrogenase-protein, translated to MLYFNRLPWRLAASKNEKKWDPFSSIELRRQKLVIIGYGNIGEACGAKAVALGMQVTGIRRSGDKKTDKFGVMVRGNDALDESIREADFVVSVLPGTEHTRRFFDKAFFAKMKPSAVFINIGRGMSVCEADIIEALKKGTIRAAALDVFDVEPQPVASLVSVVDDDNLFVNSLSRDTALKLWCDTQIFFCRLAEGSLSTRKVAA